Proteins encoded in a region of the Strix uralensis isolate ZFMK-TIS-50842 chromosome Z, bStrUra1, whole genome shotgun sequence genome:
- the LOC141938308 gene encoding uncharacterized protein LOC141938308 — MDLQGTALAFLLVLAPLLLARGQKDSGPKNQGAAKETETCQRLHWGRGLQLAPDQDKYKKNQEVMLSCPDGFQPSFTHVKCTGKVLSISNGKPVYRETWNGRNSKGTWINIQPMFSVECIDILQVVPGSLEISSTSIKLNWTCRLPDVCQHIWARCRLEERSSPPCEAEEVKGEEMLHGQEGTFTCPPLQPFTVYSVTVSLPPSTILYTRLLRTKETVPDKPEKLWLDPNTGSLRWKALPSCRGEIIGYQLNITARRAHDGSFLEFKQVLVNQSVTQYTPLHQTPGSKYMVTVQGLTVAGAGAASLLEFQTYVSVSGQSLGLWPGSAVTVVVVVLVLVLLSAGILWFVVSRKRKALPSKAEEDHYTELQPYENLDNYCVIKESLLADAAFGICSISAAALAQPPAATASPALRDASARCSLEAARRLCLVKTTLLEDEEINHSLLQPFF, encoded by the exons ATGGATCTGCAAGGGACGGCTCTGGCCTTTCTCCTGGTCCTTGCCCCTCTGCTGCTTGCACGGGGGCAGAAGGACTCTGGTCCCAAGAATCAGGGGGCAGCCAAGGAGACAG AAACATGCCAAAGGCTTCACTGGGGCCGAGGACTCCAGCTGGCACCAGACCAGGACAAATACAAGAAGAATCAAGAAGTGATGCTGAGCTGCCCTGATGGTTTCCAGCCATCCTTCACCCATGTCAAATGTACAGGAAAAGTCCTGTCCATCAGCAATGGGAAACCTGTATACAGAGAAACTTGGAATGGAAGGAACAGCAAAGGCACATGGATCAACATTCAGCCCATGTTCAGTGTGGAGTGCATCG ATATCCTCCAGGTTGTCCCTGGGAGCTTGGAGATTTCCAGCACCAGCATCAAACTGAACTGGACCTGCAGGCTCCCTGACGTCTGCCAGCACATTTGGGCCAGGTGCCGGCTGGAAGAACGTTCCTCCCCTCCCTGTGAGGCTGAGGAGGTGAAGGGAGAAGAGATGTTACATGGTCAGGAGGGAACATTCACCTGTCCCCCTCTGCAGCCCTTCACTGTCTACAGTGTCACTGTCTCCCTGCCCCCCAGCACGATCCTGTACACACGACTCCTCAGGACAAAGGAAACGG TGCCGGACAAaccggagaagctgtggctggaTCCTAACACGGGGTCCCTCAGGTGGAAGGCACTGCCCTCCTGCAGAGGGGAGATCATCGGATACCAG CTGAACATCACGGCCAGGAGAGCGCATGATGGCAGCTTCCTTGAATTCAAGCAGGTGTTGGTGAACCAGTCTGTCACTCAGTACACGCCACTTCATCAGACACCCGGAAGCAAATACATGGTGACAGTGCAGGGCCTCACggtggctggtgctggggctgcgtCACTGCTGGAATTTCAAACCTACGTCTCAG TTTCAGGGCAGTCTCTGGGACTGTGGCCAGGGTCAGCAGTCAcagtagtggtggtggtgttggtgCTGGTCCTCCTGTCTGCAGGGATCCTGTGGTTTGTGGTGTCTAG GAAAAGGAAGGCCTTGCCCAGCAAAGCTGAGGAGGATCATTACACAG AGCTTCAGCCCTATGAGAACTTGGATAATTACTGCGTGATCAAGGAGAGTCTTCTGGCAGATGCAG CCTTTGGGATCTGCTCAAtctcagctgctgccctggcgCAGCCTCCAGCAGCCACTGCCTCTCCTGCCCTGAGGGATGCCAGTGCCCGGTGCAGCCTGGAGGCTGCCCGAAGGCTCTGCTTGGTGAAGACCACACTCCTGGAAGATGAGGAAATCAACCACTCtcttctgcagccttttttttaG
- the LOC141938138 gene encoding uncharacterized protein LOC141938138, translating to MALQLLALRFLLVLVSLWTAQGQEEPDPKVQGVPWETEMCQRPRWDSRLQLAPEQNSYKKNEEVMLSCIDGFQPSFTHVKCAREVQSLSQGRPIYREVWLGRNSRGIWIRIRSSVECIEVLQVVPETLEISSTSIKLNWTCRIPDACQRMQAMCRLAGPSSPPCEAEEVKGEEMLHGQEGTFTCPPLQPFTDYSVTISLPPSTILFTWLVRTKETVPDKPEKLWLDPNTGSLRWKALPSCKGEIIGYQLNITARSAQDGGFLEMERLRLSGSVTEHPLPELSPGSSYVVMMQGLTAAGAGPASLWEFQTNSSGTPQPLDISCHSVRDISPSQGTAVLPLHPISRPPEVAREHQLIVAATHNGTAVEGACSGDPQPFNTSHQPGTYMAAVINLTTPTDFVLGEGTRGQGFHNAALQPGWDYMALLRLVRRSQQAEKFTCICYSFSVAAGYPPGSWRGTVIGVVVLLALLLVSAGILWFVLSRKRKSLPSKTKENN from the exons ATGGCCCTGCAGTTGCTGGCTCTGAGGTTTCTCCTGGTCCTTGTATCTCTGTGGACAGCACAGGGCCAGGAAGAACCTGATCCCAAGGTCCAAGGAGTGCCCTGGGAAACAG AAATGTGCCAAAGGCCCCGGTGGGACTCAAGACTCCAGCTAGCACCAGAACAGAACAGTtacaagaagaatgaagaagtGATGCTGAGTTGCATTGATGGTTTCCAGCCATCCTTCACCCACGTTAAATGTGCGAGGGAAGTCCAGTCCCTCAGTCAAGGGAGACCCATATACAGAGAAGTTTGGCTTGGAAGGAACAGCAGAGGCATCTGGATCCGCATTCGGTCCAGTGTGGAGTGCATCG AGGTCCTCCAGGTTGTCCCTGAGACCTTGGAGATTTCCAGCACCAGCATCAAACTGAACTGGACCTGCAGGATCCCTGATGCCTGCCAGCGCATGCAGGCCATGTGCCGTCTGGCAGggccttcctcccctccctgtgaGGCTGAGGAGGTGAAGGGAGAGGAGATGCTACATGGTCAGGAGGGAACATTCACCTGTCCCCCTCTGCAGCCCTTCACTGACTACAGTGTCACCATCTCCCTGCCCCCCAGCACGATCCTTTTCACCTGGTTGGTCAGGACAAAGGAAACTG TGCCGGAcaaaccagagaagctgtggctggaTCCCAACACGGGGTCCCTCAGGTGGAAGGCACTGCCCTCCTGCAAAGGGGAGATCATCGGATACCAG TTGAACATCACGGCCAGGAGCGCGCAGGACGGCGGCTTCCTGGAGATGGAGCGGCTGCGGCTGAGCGGCTCTGTCACTGAGCACCCGCTGCCTGAGCTCAGCCCCGGCAGCAGCTACGTGGTGATGATGCAGGGGCTCACGGCTGCCGGAGCCGGGCCTGCGTCGCTGTGGGAGTTTCAGACCAACAGCTCGG GCACCCCGCAGCCTCTTGACATCAGCTGCCACAGCGTCCGTGACATCTCCCCATCCCAAGGGACGGCCGTGCTTCCCCTCCATCCCATCTCCCGTCCCCCCGAGGTGGCAAG GGAGCACCAGCTGATCGTGGCCGCCACGCACAACGGCACGGCGGTGGAAGGCGCCTGCTCGGGGGACCCACAGCCCTTCAACACCAGCCATCAGCCAGGCACCTACATGGCCGCCGTGATCAACCTCACCACCCCCACAGACTTTGTGCTGGGCGAGGGGACCCGCGGGCAGGGTTTCCACAACGCTGCCCTCCAGCCGGGCTGGGACTACATGGCCCTTCTCCGCCTCGTCCGCCGCTCGCAGCAG GCAGAGAAGTTCACCTGCATCTGCTACAGCTTCTCTGTTG CTGCAGGGTACCCTCCAGGCTCCTGGCGTGGGACTGTGAttggggtggttgtgctgttggCACTCCTCCTCGTGTCTGCAGGGATTCTGTGGTTCGTGCTTTCCAG GAAAAGGAAGTCTTTGCCCAGCAAAACTAAGGAGAATAATTAA